The genome window CGGATCGGTCGACCGATCGGCGGGCTGCTAACCCTCAGTTACTCCATCCCTCGATCGGCCGAAGTGGTCCCTCAGTTTCGTGCGAAGGTGGGTGGACGCCTACCGAGAGGGGGCTTCACTCAACCGGCTGGTAACTCGGTGTAGGCTTTCCCCCTCGAGCAGCGGCCCCAGTGTTGGCCCCGCGTGCGGCGATCCTTGTTGGCGACCCGACAGCCTCCTGATCGTCCCGACGGACCGTTGCAAGCGACCTGATAAATCCTCGCAGGTGACCGGGTCGTTTGTGGCTGGGCCGATCACCCGTGACCGCCACGATGGAGACGTTCGACCGCCGCCGTCCCGCGGAGACTCGAGCGGAGGCGTCCCGTACTCGAGTACAGTCAACGATGAGTCACGAGTCGCGCATGCGTGCTGCACACGCGTGGCATTTGGAAGTGTCGACAGTCGAGCGAGGCGGTCGAACGCGATCGAAAGAGAGAGTCGGCGATACTCCTCGAGAGTACGCCTCCTGCCTGTGAGCCTCGTGGTGACTCACAGCGGGATGTGGTGGCCACGACCCGTTCACCGCTCCCTGTGGCGTCTCGAGCCCGGACTGGTGACGGGAACAACTGCAACGGTTTGCACACTGACCGCCGATCCGTCTGGCGGGCAGGTGCGCACTGACGTGCAGTGGCTACTATAGTTCTGTTTGACGGTATTAGTCGTCGGCTCTGACGGCGTAGACGTCGACTTCGCCGTTCGAGATGACCTTGTCCGCAGCGGGGTCGCGCTCGACGCCCGCCAGTCCGGCCTCGCTGTAGTAGAGTTCCTGATAGACGTCGATCTCCCGATTCACGTCGTACGCCGTCACCACGAGGTAGTAGTCCATATCGAAGTAGGCACCGCTGTAGTTTCCGTCCTCGAACGCCTCGTGGTCGACTTCTCCACTCGCCGCAGTACCGCCGGTCAACGACTCCTCACCCTCGAGGCCGTTGATCGCGTGGTCGTACCGGAACGGGTCGTACCCGAGCGCGGTGATCGGCTGATCCTCGACGCCGTGGTGGAGGGTCGACTGGTAGCCGCTCATCTTCTCGTCAGTGACGTGCTGGCCCGGATCGTACATGACCGGCGAGATGAAAAGCGTCATCAGCCCGAGGACGAGAAGCACCCCGAGAGTCAGTGACGCGATGGTATTCGCACCCGGAACCGTCAGATACCGTGCAAGGCCGCCGAAGAGGTGTGCAAGTGCGAGCCCGGCGAGAATGGTTACGAGGACGAAGATGAAGCCGACCTGGCGAAACGCCATCGTCGGCGTACCAACGAAGTAGAGGGCAAACAGTACCGTCAGCGGCACTAGCGCGAGTCCGAAGTACGTCACGAACGACGCCGCCTCCCGGCTCATCGTCGTCCAGCCGAGCCAGGTCACCAGGATGAACAGGCCTACGACCACCGCGATTACGGCGGCATCGACGAACATGGTGACGAAGAGTTCGCCCAAGCTGCCGCCGATTTCGGTGAGCGAGGCCTCCCGTTCGTCTACTTCGGCAGCAGCACCGATGTCTTCGGCAAGGAGTCCCTCTACGAGCCCGACAACTGCGCTTCTGAACCGATCGTTCGTCGCCGCCCAGACGGTGAAGATCGTCCCGAGTACGACCGTCTGAACGTACGTCGTCGGATGCTCGAGGATCGGGTGGTCCTCGAGTCGGTACTGTGCGAGAAACTGGACGACACCGATCGCCCCGAAGAGAATAACGACGTTGACCATCTGCTGGGGATGGACCAACAGGAGGGCAAATCCGGTGAGATAGACGAGGAGGCTAAACGGCGAGATACCCAGCGGGAGCCGCTCGACCGTCGCCCGTCGACGGAGATATGCGACGAACGCGAAGATCACGACAGGAACCAGAAACAGGGCGTTCGAGTTGGTGTGGATACCCATGTGCGTCGCGATGTTGTTAATCGGCAGGACCATCCAGGAGACGATCGCCGCCAGTCCGACGGCCAGCGCGTTGCCGGAGATATTACGGACGACGAGCGGGACGAAAATCAGAAACGGCACGAAGAGGACGACCATCGTAAACAGGAGCGCCCGCTCGACCGGGACGCCCCCGAGGAAGTGAAAGACACCGCCGAACGAGTGAACAGCCGGATAAAACAGCTCGTGTGGCGCTAACTCGCCGTCGACGAGGTCGCGGGTCCAGCCGAGGTGCGTCATCGCATCGCCCATTCCCGAAAAGCGGTAGTTCCTGATGATCGGGAGACTCACAATCGAGGTGACGACCAGGCCGCCGAGCCCGATCGAAAGCGCTTGATCGCGGCCCCGACAGGTCAGCGCCGTCCCGACGGCAATCGCTAGCCCGAACGCGAAGCCGAGCCACACCACCGTCGGCGTCCCGGCGTAGACCGACGATTCGTACGCGGACGCGGGATTCGCCCGCGCGAGGAACAACGCGAGTGCAACGGCGAGATAGCCGACAGCGAACGTCGCGTCGAGTGCCGGCCGTCTCATCGTCTCTCGCCCCAGCAGCTAATCGATCTCGAGTCGATACGCATGTCTTGCGGGAGCGTCACCGATTTCCGGGTTTGTTATAGGCATCATATTCCCGACCGCCGCCCCGGCAGCGTCGATGCGTCGGCGCGACTGTCGGTGCCGTTGTCGGTCGGTGGCGCTCGAGTCGCCGGGGTGAGGCCTGGTACGCGGAGAAGAGAGTTCTCCGCGGGCACCACCGAATCGCAGATCACGGGTTCCGCGAAACCCGGCAGTACACTTCGTGTACGGTCTGATTTCACGATCGGTGGGCGATCAACGATTGTCACTGTTTTTGAACTCGGGTGTCGAGGCTCGAGTCGACGGTACGTGCCGTCGTCCCATCATGTCGTGGCTCGTCATCGACCGGATCGACGCCGACGGATCGACGCTCGAGTGTACCCTTCGCCCCTCCGCCGACCTCGAGCGGTTTTTCACCGAAACGCCGTTTCGGGTCAGGTACGATCGTTCGATCGAGGCCGTTCCCGACGCCGTCCTGGCGATTCCCGTCCTCGCGAACGTCTGTCCCGTCGCGTGGGCCAACGGTGCCGACGTCTACGTCGACGCGGTCGACGCCACCTTCGCCCAGGCACTCGAGGACGTCAAAACGTCGTTACTCGCCATGCACGACTTCCTCGAAGGGGGAACGCTGTACGCCAGAACGTGCGTCGACGTCGAGCCGCCGTCGAGCGGAAGCCGAGACAGGGACGCCAAGCGTGAGAGCGACAGTGCCCTGCTCTTCACCGGGGGTGTCGACTCGACGTGTTCGTACGTCCGCCACCGGGAGGACGATCCGACGCTGGTGAGCATCCGCGGATGGACGATCACGCCCGACCCGGCCGACGACGAGAACTGGGCCCACCTCCGCGGACGTGTCTCCGACTTCGCCGACCAGCGAGGGCTCGAGACGGCCTTTCTCGAGACGAACGCGCTCTCGGCGCTCGACCACGCGATGATACTGGCTCACTACAAGCGATTCGTCGACGGGGCCTGGTACAGCTCCGTCGGCCACGGACTCGGCCTGCTCGGACTCTGTGCGCCGATGGCCTACACGAGAGGGATCGCGGACGTCTACGTCGCCGCCACCCACTGGGAGGGCATCGACCTCGAGTGGGGCTCGCGGCCGGATATCGACGATCACGTCCGCTGGAGCGGAACGCAGTGTCACCACGACGGCTACGAGTTGACCCGACAGGAACGACTCGACGTCATCGCCGACTACGTCGAGCAGGAGGACTCGACGCTCGAGCTCCAGACCTGTAACCGCCGGATGGACGGCAACTGCGGCGAGTGTGAAAAGTGCTATCGAACCGCCGTCGGGCTCCGGCTCTCCGGGCTCGAGCCGACCGCCCACGGCTATCCGTTCTCACAGCACGACTACGACGAGATCAGACGCGCTCTCGAGGGCGGCGCGTGGGAACTGGGTGAAGACGAACGGAACATGTGGGCGGACATCCGCGACCGAGTTCGCGAAACCGACCCCGAGACGCCACAGGAGCGGGCGTTCTTCGAGTGGCTGCTCACGCGTGACCTCGGGGCGCTGGTCTCCGAGTCCACGTCACCGCTGTCACATCGGCTTCTACGCGCGGGCGCACGGAACACACCTAACCGCGTCTACAACGTCGCCTATCCGACCTGGAAAGCGGTTCAGTCGGGTCTCGACCGCGTTCGCACCCGATAACGGTTCAGTCGGGTCTCGACCGCGTCTGCCCCTGATAACAGCTCCGTCACCCCACAGTGGGGCGTCGGGTGGCCCGAAACCTCGAGACGACCGGCCGCATCAGCCGCGGTCGGGACGGTCGTCGCCTTCCTCGACGTCGATCTCGAGCGGTCGAACCTCGGATCGGTCCTCGCGCTCATCGCTGCCACCGACCGGGAGCTTCGTCCGGAGGTCGGCGGCGAACGACTGGACTTGATCGATCACCGTCTCGACTTCCTCTTGGAACTGCTCGACGGATCGCTCGACGTAGTGGACTCGTCCGGACGGAATTCGTCGGACGATGTCGTGGCCTTCGTCGTCCTCGTCAGTCTTGACGATCCAGTGATCCTGAACGTACGCCACGTGTTCGTTCGGAATCGTCTTGTGGACCGTCCCTTCCGCAGGGTCGTCGTAGACGATCGTCGCCTCGCCGAGATCACGTTCGAGTTCGAGATCCTCGTCGACCATAGGTGTCCCTCTCGCTCGAGTCGGGTAGAAACGATGCTTGCGAACTGCCCCGAGTTACTCCATGTAGCCGAGGCCCTTCAGTCGATCTTCGACGTCGGTGAAGTCCTCTTCGACCGCTTCGTTGCCCCGGTTCGCCCGCGTGAGGGTTGTCCGTTGGACCTTCGTTCTCGAGGGGACCGCCTCGGGATCGAGCGCGTCGAAGAGGACGCGACCGTCGGCCTCCCGTGGGACGGGCTGGCCGATCCCGTGTAAGAGCGTCGGTGCGACGTCGACCACGCGGGCGCCACGGAGGGAGGCCCCGGCCTCGATCGGCGGTCCGCGACAGAGGAGGATACCCGTACTGCGGTGGCTTGCAGCGTAGGTACCGGTCTCGCCGATCGGTTCGTCCGTGATCGCGTTCCGCGACTCGTAGCCGTCGACTGCGTTGACGATCAGGTCGGGCGAGCCGTCGTCGTTCGGAAACAGTTCGTCGCCGTCTTTGACGACGAGCAGGTCGTTTCCGTCATCGTCGGTAACCGACTCGAAGAGCGCCACGAGTTCAGCTTTGAGCTGGGGCACGTCGGTCGGGTCGACGACGCCGTCTTCGAACCGCTCGGTGTCGTTGATGTAACAGTTGCCCGCGTCGTGGACGAACGCGGCGGTGCGTTCGAAGTCCACGTCGTAGAGGGCGTGCTCGCCGGGAAGCTGTTCGGCAACCGAATCGAGCAACGTTCGGGGCAGCGTCGAGACGAGTCGCTCTTCGGAGATCCCGACGCGTCGAAGTGCATCTTTGATCCGATCACGGGAGAGGCCGAGGCTGGCGAGCGCTCCCCGTGCACCCTCGTCCTCGCGGCGGAAGAGGTAGCCTTCCCGCTCGAGGATGTGGTTGACGTAGACGAGTTCGTCGATCTCACCGAAGCCGTGGTCGGAGACGACGAACAGCGTCGCGTCGTGACGATCGGTGTACTCGATGACTTCGCCGATGATCTCGTCGAGTTGTGTGTAGTGAGCCAGCAGTCGGTCCATGTCCCAGACCAGATGCTGGAAGCGGTCGGGAGCGGTGTAGACGAAGAAAAACAGTTGCCAGTCGTCACCCGCCTGGTCCATCTGCAGGCGCATCAGTTCGCGGCGGTTCGCGAGCATCTCGTCGATCGCTCCCTCGAACGCCTCGAGTCGGTTCGCGTAGTCGGGATAGTTGATACTGATCTCGTAGTCGGGAATCCGGCGCTCGATCTCCTCGCCGAGTTCCGGCGGATGGGTGAACGTCTTTTCCGTCGATGGCGTCACCATTCCCGTGACCATGGTGCCGTCGATCTCGCTCGCCGGGAACGTCAACGGGACGTTGCCGACGTGCGCCGGTGAGAGTTGCTCCCACAGCGTCGGCTGTTTGAGATCACGGCTCGTGTACATCTCGTGAGAGTACGACGACGAGAGGTTCTGGAAGCCGTAGATCCCGTGTTTGTCCGGCCAGACGCCGGTCGCGATCGACGGCCAGGCCAGTGGCGTCGTCGGGGGCGTCGTGCTCTCGAGCGGGCCGGCGGCACCCTCCTCGCGCAGCCGCTCGAAGTTCGGCAGTTCTCCGGCGTTGCACCACTGTTCGACGAGTCGCCACGGGACGCCGTCGAGACCGAGGACGAACGCTCGTTCTGACGTAGGTGTGGATCCGCTCATGATTGTACTGAGAAGCCTGCTGTCCGGGGAGTTTCTGGAGGACCGCTTTGTTATAGAGCGTATTCAGCCCTGGCAGTGTTAGTTCGCCGACGTCGTCGCCCGGCGTAACGTTCACTCCGGCCTGACTGTCGGCTGTTCGGTGACGTTACCGTTGGCCATCCCGACTGTCGTCTCGGACTGAGGGTCGGACGCACCGATCGATCAGGCAGGTGGCCCAGCGGGGCGTTTCGAGAAGAGGGGACCGCTGATTCGGGCACGAACGCCTTAGCTGGCACTCACAGCAGCAAAAGCCCGCAATAACAATACCGCCCGATGGACTCCCTCTCGAGTATGATTACGTACGGCTCGGTCGCACTCGCTCGTGGCGAGAATCGAAGGGCGCGACGCGAAGCGAGGACAGATGGGTAGTGTCGTCTTCTCGCTCGACGCCGAACTCGGCTGGGGCTTTCACGACTTGGCGGAGCCGCCGGTCCAACGGGTCGAAGCGGGGCGACGTGGGTGGGAGCACTGTCTCGAGCTGTTCGAGGAGTTCGACGTGCCAGCGACCTGGGCCATCGTTGGCCACCTGTTGCTCGAGTCCTGTGACGGCCGACACGCAGCCCACCCGGCACCGGCAGGCTGGTTCGAGCGAGAGCGAACCGACTGGCGCGACCGCGAGGACCTCCGCTTTGCCCCCGACTTAGTCGACGCGGTGCTCGCCTCGTCGGTCGACCACGAGTTCGCGAGTCACTCTTTTTCGCACGTCCTCTTCGGCCAGCCCGAGGTCGATCGCGAGATCGCCGCCGCCGAACTCGAGCGAGCGGTCGACCTCGCCGCCGAGTGGGACCAGTCGATCGACTCGTTCGTCTATCCTCGAAACGACATCGGCCACCGGGACGTCCTCGCCGAGTACGGAGTCCGTGCATACCGCGGCCGGTCGCCGACCAGAGACGGCGTTCGTGGACTCTTCGATGCGGCCGTCCGCAGCCAGTCGCCGCTGGTCCGACCGACCGTCGACGAGTACGGCCTCGTGAACGTTCCGGCCTCGCTGTTCCTCTTCGGGTTCGAAGGACCCGCTCGAACGGTCACCGAATCGGTCTGGACGGACCCAATGGTGCTTCAGGCCCGTCGTGGAATCGACGAGGCGGCCGCCCGTGACGGGATCTTCCACATCTGGTTTCACCCGAACAACCTGACGCGACCGCGGGACGCCCGCCGCCTGCGAACGATCCTCGCCTACGTCGACCGAACCCGACGCGGGACGGGACTCGAGGTCGAGACGATGGCCGACGTCGCTCGTCGAATCGACCGAAAACGCGGCATCGATGGCGGCACGGTCGCCTCGAGCGGCGGTCTCGAACGCCGACCGTAGAAGCCGGAAAACACGGGCCCGAGCGGATGGCTACGACCACTCGCCGCCGTACTCCTCGCGCGTCGCGACTGTCACTTCGGTGTCACCGTCGGCGCTCGTCCCGACGACTTTCACGACGTCGTCGGTCTCCTCGGTGCTGAACTGTAGGTCACCGACCGTCGCCGACTCGTTGACTGACGGAATCTCCGTTTCTCCGACGCTCGAGCCGTCACTGATCACGGAGAGGGCGAACGCGTCGTCGGTCGGTTCGACGGCAACCTCGTGGCCATCCAGTCGCGCGGTCGCCACAACGGGGTCGGAAGCGTAGGACCTGATGGTTTCGTCGTCGTGCTCGAGGTCGACGGCGTACGCGGTCGTATTTCCGACGACGTCCCAGCCGGTTCGTTCGACGGCGACCTGTTCGTGCGAGCCGACGCCGCCGAGTTCGACGGTCTCCGTGCCCTCGTAGGCGAGGCCCTCCGGTGGGACGCCGACGGTCCAGAGCTGCCGCGTCTCGTCGACGACGATCACACCCGTCTGGGTCAGATCGAGCCCGTCCTCGGCTTGCTCGTCGATCGCCTCCGGCTCGAGGATCGGTCCCTGGCCGCTCGTGACGTTCTCCCCGTAGGCGACCGTGTAGCCGTCGACCTCGAGGGTGGCGTCGACCTCGTCTTCGAGGCCGGTATCGTCGACCGCCAACATGTTCAAGGGAACGCTCGGGAACGCGACGAGGACCGTCATAACGAGCAGGAGGGCAACGGCGGCCTGACGACGCTCGAGCGGCCCTGTGGGGCCGCGGACGACCGACGGGAGCGCCGGAATCGCGAGCAGGAACGAGACCATCAGGAGACCGAGCGCGACTGGCCCTAACGGCAGTCCAGTCACGGCGGCGGCTGCAAGCCCGAAGCCAGCGCCGAGCCCGATGAATGCGAGCCAGCCGAGGCCGAGCAGGCGACGGCTCGGGCCGTGGCCGTCGGCGACGAGATCACCGAAGAGCGACCGGTCGCTCCCTCCGGCGGCGACCGCCACCAGAACCGCGAGGGTCAGGACCATCGAGACCCCGACGGCCTGATAGCGTACGAACGTCCCGTCGGCACTCCAGACGAGCAACCAGAGACTCTGGGCGATTCCGAACAGCACCGTCGCGAAGAACACCCGCTCGAGCGATCGGCGCTGATTGCGGTGGCGCAAGAGCGCGACCGCGAGGACGACCCCGATCAGGAAGCCGAGCAGGTGGGCCTGAAAGCCGACTCCGGCCCAGGCTGGCGGCCCCGGCGGCCCCGGCTCGATCGTCGCCGTGAGGACGGGCTGGCTCAACGCCTGACCGAGCGTCGAAATCGTGCCGGTCGCGACCACGGCGACGACCGCCCAGAGGGGAAAGACGACGAGGGCGAATCCCGCGATGGCGTAGACGGCCCCCGAGAATCCGAGCCCGGGGCCTGCCGCGAAGACGGCCGTCACCACCGCGACGCCGAGGAAAGCGACGGGAACGACGACCAGCGCCCGAACCCAGGGCCGAGCCAGGAGGCCACGGTCGCTGTCCATCCCGTCCGCTCGAGCCTCGAGCGGGGCGTCGGCCTCCGGTCGGCTCGAGGACTGACCCGGCGGATAGTGCCCCCAGGCGTACTCGACGAGCGGCGCGAACGCGAGGGTCGCAGCCATGTTCGAGGCGAGGTGCCCCGGCGAGCCGTGGGCGATCCCGGCCGTCAGTTGGCCCATCGGGTAGAAGTACGACCACGTGATAAACGGGAACGTGACCGGCTCGCTCCAGTGACGGAGTCCGCTCTGGGCGAGGAGATAGAATCCGACGACGATCGAGACGGTGAGAAGCGTCCCCCAGGGAACGCCGTAGACGAACCGCGCTTCGAGTCGCGAGCGCCACTGCTTTCGGCCCTCGAGATACCAGACGATCGCGGAGACGGCGACGATCGTCACGGCCAGCGCGATCTGTGCGGGTGAAACCACCATTGGCGACTCTTGGGAAAGCGGACCCGTCAAATTTGGGTTATCGGCCTGTTGGGTTCCGTCCCGACTGGAAGCCCCGGTCGCTGTTGGAGACCGCCTCGCCGATGACATCCACCGGGTCCGGTGGGGTGGCTGTAGGCTGAGACACGCGAGGACAACGGATCGATACGAGACGTCCAGCGGCGACAACGGATCGGTACGAACGGGCCGAGGACGACAAGGGTGCGGTACGAAACGACCGCCGATCGACGGGCTCGCTGTACGACGCCGATAACAAAGCCCGCCCACGGCAGCCTCTCGGACAGATGGCACCTGCACTTCGCAGTCGGTGGACCGACTCGAGCGCGCTCTCGCTCGGGATTCTCGGGGTCGGAAACATCGGCACAGTTCACCTGAAGTCGGCACTCGCGATGGACGGCGTCGACGTGGTCGCGGCCGCCGACGCCGTTCCCGAAAATCGGCGTCGGGCCGAACGCGCTGGCGTCCCCCGGACGTACGACGAGTACGGGACGTTACTCGAGGCCGAGGCGCTCGATGCGGCGGTCGTTGCGTTGCCGCCGTTCTTGCACGCCGACGCGGTCGAGCAGGCCGCTGCGGCTGGCGTCGACGTCTTCGTCGAGAAACCGCTGGCGCGCTCGACCGAGGAAGCCGACCGGCTGCTCGAGGCCGCCAGGGCCGCCGGGATTTCCGTCGGCGTCGATCACACGCTCCGCTATCAGCCCGACGTCAAGGGCGTCAAACGGGAGTACGACGAGGGACGCGTTGGTCAGGTTCCCTACGCCTCGATGACGCGGGTGAACGACTTTCCGTTCGGCCGGCCGCCGGCCGAGACCGCGCCGCCGTCGTGGGCACACGACCCCGACCTCGCCGGCGGCGGATCGCTGGTCGAACTCGGCGTCCACTGTTTCGACGTCCTCGAGTGGCTCTTCGGCGAGGTCGACGTCGATGGGGCCGACGTCGACCGAACGCTCGACTCCCCCGTCGAAGACGCTGCCACGGTCCTGTTGCGAGCTCCCGAGACGGCGACGACGATCTCGCTTCACTGTGGCACCTACCAGTGGGAGGACCTCCCCGAGGTCAACACCCGGCTGCGACTCGAGGGAGTGACGGGAACGATCAGTAACACCGACCACCTGCCGGGGAATTTCTACGCGAGCGCGGCGACGGCCGCGCTGCGAAACACCGCGAGCCGTCTCACTCTGGGCGATCCCGACGTCTTCGGCCCGACGTTCTACCTGCAGGCACACTACGAGGCGCTGTTGGCGTTCTGTGAGGCCATCCGCGAGGACGAAACGCCGCCAGTCGACGGTGCCGACGGCAGACGAGCGCTCGAGCTCGCGGAGACGGCCTACGACCTCGCCGAAGCCTCGGATGACGCCATCGAAACGCCGGAGGTACGGCCATGAGCCGGGCTCGAGCGACGACGGTCGACGAACCGGTCGCGGTTCGCGGGGTCGCCGTCGACGGTGCCGCCCACGGGGGGTGGGTCCCCGACGCCGACGAACGCGTCGATCGGCTCGAGTCACTGGTCGCGTCCCTGCTCGAGGCCGACCTATCGACGTTCTCCGACGTCGACCGGATCACCGTCGTCCCGGACGCCCACTACCCGTTTCACCCCTCCTCGGGCGTCGTGACCGACCCGGCGGTCGTCGCCGCGATCGTCAGGGTCCTCGAGGACCGGACCGACGCCGACCTCGCCATCGCCGGGGTGAGCGACGAGGTCATCGGCTTCGATCGAACCGCGGCACACCTCGGCTACACCTCGCTGCTCGAGCGCGTCGACGCCGAGCTGGTCGACCTCGCTGAGGACGCACGAACTGACCGGCTCCTCGAGACGGGGGGCCGAACCACGACAGTCTCGATTCCGGACCGACTCGCGACGGGGGCGACGATCGTCGTCCCGAGCCTACGGCCGACAGCGGAGGGGCCGATCGCCGGTGGGATGCGAACGCTC of Natrarchaeobaculum sulfurireducens contains these proteins:
- a CDS encoding alkaline phosphatase family protein, producing the protein MSGSTPTSERAFVLGLDGVPWRLVEQWCNAGELPNFERLREEGAAGPLESTTPPTTPLAWPSIATGVWPDKHGIYGFQNLSSSYSHEMYTSRDLKQPTLWEQLSPAHVGNVPLTFPASEIDGTMVTGMVTPSTEKTFTHPPELGEEIERRIPDYEISINYPDYANRLEAFEGAIDEMLANRRELMRLQMDQAGDDWQLFFFVYTAPDRFQHLVWDMDRLLAHYTQLDEIIGEVIEYTDRHDATLFVVSDHGFGEIDELVYVNHILEREGYLFRREDEGARGALASLGLSRDRIKDALRRVGISEERLVSTLPRTLLDSVAEQLPGEHALYDVDFERTAAFVHDAGNCYINDTERFEDGVVDPTDVPQLKAELVALFESVTDDDGNDLLVVKDGDELFPNDDGSPDLIVNAVDGYESRNAITDEPIGETGTYAASHRSTGILLCRGPPIEAGASLRGARVVDVAPTLLHGIGQPVPREADGRVLFDALDPEAVPSRTKVQRTTLTRANRGNEAVEEDFTDVEDRLKGLGYME
- a CDS encoding DUF362 domain-containing protein, giving the protein MSRARATTVDEPVAVRGVAVDGAAHGGWVPDADERVDRLESLVASLLEADLSTFSDVDRITVVPDAHYPFHPSSGVVTDPAVVAAIVRVLEDRTDADLAIAGVSDEVIGFDRTAAHLGYTSLLERVDAELVDLAEDARTDRLLETGGRTTTVSIPDRLATGATIVVPSLRPTAEGPIAGGMRTLARFATGAVDPDRAALGATRAVDPALCVLDATTAYAGTSAATNALFAGPTASVDALGSSLLERSFAADGALSQAFDERTSISVDSVGGGKLALETIRDRLDSGELPPRESTHPAVTAAYRLYAAVAGDAVPPQLEGEPR
- a CDS encoding polysaccharide deacetylase family protein, translating into MGSVVFSLDAELGWGFHDLAEPPVQRVEAGRRGWEHCLELFEEFDVPATWAIVGHLLLESCDGRHAAHPAPAGWFERERTDWRDREDLRFAPDLVDAVLASSVDHEFASHSFSHVLFGQPEVDREIAAAELERAVDLAAEWDQSIDSFVYPRNDIGHRDVLAEYGVRAYRGRSPTRDGVRGLFDAAVRSQSPLVRPTVDEYGLVNVPASLFLFGFEGPARTVTESVWTDPMVLQARRGIDEAAARDGIFHIWFHPNNLTRPRDARRLRTILAYVDRTRRGTGLEVETMADVARRIDRKRGIDGGTVASSGGLERRP
- a CDS encoding Gfo/Idh/MocA family protein; the protein is MAPALRSRWTDSSALSLGILGVGNIGTVHLKSALAMDGVDVVAAADAVPENRRRAERAGVPRTYDEYGTLLEAEALDAAVVALPPFLHADAVEQAAAAGVDVFVEKPLARSTEEADRLLEAARAAGISVGVDHTLRYQPDVKGVKREYDEGRVGQVPYASMTRVNDFPFGRPPAETAPPSWAHDPDLAGGGSLVELGVHCFDVLEWLFGEVDVDGADVDRTLDSPVEDAATVLLRAPETATTISLHCGTYQWEDLPEVNTRLRLEGVTGTISNTDHLPGNFYASAATAALRNTASRLTLGDPDVFGPTFYLQAHYEALLAFCEAIREDETPPVDGADGRRALELAETAYDLAEASDDAIETPEVRP
- a CDS encoding rhomboid family intramembrane serine protease, giving the protein MVVSPAQIALAVTIVAVSAIVWYLEGRKQWRSRLEARFVYGVPWGTLLTVSIVVGFYLLAQSGLRHWSEPVTFPFITWSYFYPMGQLTAGIAHGSPGHLASNMAATLAFAPLVEYAWGHYPPGQSSSRPEADAPLEARADGMDSDRGLLARPWVRALVVVPVAFLGVAVVTAVFAAGPGLGFSGAVYAIAGFALVVFPLWAVVAVVATGTISTLGQALSQPVLTATIEPGPPGPPAWAGVGFQAHLLGFLIGVVLAVALLRHRNQRRSLERVFFATVLFGIAQSLWLLVWSADGTFVRYQAVGVSMVLTLAVLVAVAAGGSDRSLFGDLVADGHGPSRRLLGLGWLAFIGLGAGFGLAAAAVTGLPLGPVALGLLMVSFLLAIPALPSVVRGPTGPLERRQAAVALLLVMTVLVAFPSVPLNMLAVDDTGLEDEVDATLEVDGYTVAYGENVTSGQGPILEPEAIDEQAEDGLDLTQTGVIVVDETRQLWTVGVPPEGLAYEGTETVELGGVGSHEQVAVERTGWDVVGNTTAYAVDLEHDDETIRSYASDPVVATARLDGHEVAVEPTDDAFALSVISDGSSVGETEIPSVNESATVGDLQFSTEETDDVVKVVGTSADGDTEVTVATREEYGGEWS